GGGAACGAATTGCCCCTGGCTTGCAAGCAAACTGGTAAGGTTCGCGATTGGCGTCCCAGCACGCACGGAGATGACCAAATCGGTGCGCTCGTTCGCGGCGATGCCGGTCAAGCCGACGGTGCTGAGCGTGACGTCGACCCGTTCGGGCGCATGGCCCATGCCGTTGAGCGTCTCCCCGCCGGCGATCCGTATTTTGTTGCCGCCGCGGTCGCAGCGCGCAACAATCTTGGCAACTCCTTGTGTGCTTTTCGGGGTCGCACGCTCGCGCGTGGCCCTCACGGTGGAACCACTTCCGCACACTGCACGCCGCGGGGGAAAATCTTTTCGGGATTGAGCATCCGCGCCGGGTCGAAGACATCGCGCACGCGCGCCATGGTTGCGAGGTCGTCGGTCGAGTAGATGCGTGTCATCGCATCGCGCTTCTCCCATCCGATGCCGTGCTCCCCGCTAATGGTGCCTCCGAGATCGATCGCCGTTTGTAAGATCTCATTGCCGGTCGCGACAACGGCGGCGACCTGCTTTTCGTCGCGCCTGTCGTACATGAGCAATGGGTGTAAGTTACCGTCGCCGGCGTGAAAGACGTTTCCTACCGTGATTCCGTTGGCGCGCGACGCGGCGCCCACCGCGCGCAACGCCTGGGGAAGGCGGCTGCGGGGTACGCAAACGTCTTGCGTGTAGTAGTTGGGTGCGATGCGTCCGGTTGCGCCGGCGGCGCTTTTGCGGCCGGCCCATAGCACGTCGCGCTCCGCCTGATTTCGAGCGCTTCGCCACGAACGGGCACCGTGGCGCGTGACGATCGCCTGAATTGCGGCTTCAGATGCGCCGACGTCTTCCTCGAACCCGGCATTTTCGATCAGCAAAACCGCAGCAGCCTCAGTAGGATAACCGGCGTGAAAGGCCGCTTCGACCGCGGCGGTGATGACGTCGTCCATCATCTCGAGCGCCGTGGGGAGAATTCCGGCGGCGATAATGGCCGAGACGGCCTCGGATGCGGCATCGATGTCGTCGAAGGCGGCGACTCCTACCCGCACCGATTCGGGGAGTGCGAGCAGTCGCAGCCATGCCGACGTGACGATTCCCAGCGTTCCTTCGCTTCCAACCATGGCGGCCGTCAGATCGTAGCCGGCGTCGTCGAGGGCCGTTGTGAAGACCTCACCGTTTGCATCGACGACTTCCAAGCCGAGCACGTGGTTCACGGTCGTACCGTATGATAAGCAGTGTGGGCCGCCGGCATTGGTGGCGATATTGCCGCCGAGCGACGATATTTGCTGCGAAGACGGATCGGGCGCGTAAAAGAGGCCACTCGATGCCGCGTGGCGCGTGAGATCGAGGTTGACGAGACCAGGCTGGACGCGCGCTCGTCGATGACGCTCGTCGAACTCCAGCACGCGATTCATGCGCGCGAACGAGAGAACGACACCGCCGACCTTCGGTACCGCGCCGCCGCACAATCCAGTGCCGGCGCCCCGTGCGACGATGGGCTCCCCGCAATCGCGCGCGATCTTCACAATTGCGCAAACGTCGCGCGTCGAGCGTGGCAGGGTGACCGCCGACGGCCTCCCTCCGTCCAAATAGGCGTCGAAGGCATAGACTGCGAGATCTTCCGGCGCGGTCTTGACCGCGTCGCTTCCGAGTGCTTCAATCAGCCGTTCCCGCAGCACCGGCAAGGATTTCGCCGTTTGAAGGAGACCTGCTGCAAGGACAGCCTTGACAAATCATCGTGGGCTGTGGTTGGTTGCGAAGGCAATGTTTTCTCGAGGGATTCGCGGAGCGATCACGGCCGAAGGCGACGATGTAGCGGCAATCGCGCGCGCGACCAAGCGCGTGTTAACGGAGATGACTCGGCGCAATCAGATCGCGGTCGACGACATCGCTTCGATCCTCTTTACCGTTACGCCGGATTTGCGCGCCGGCTTTCCCGCGCTGGCGGCTCGGGAAATGGGCTGGACGTGGGTGCCGATGCTCCACGCTTGCGAGATCGACGTTCCGGGAGCACTGGGGCGCTGCATTCGCGTACTGATGCACGTGAACACTCCCAAGCATCCCGCGCAAATCGAGCACGTTTACCTTGAGGGCGCGACGGTCTTACGGCCCGACTTGATGCGAACGAGTTCTTGAGGGCGACACTCGGGATTCTCGGTATTGGAGCGATCGGTGGCTCGATCGCACTGCGCGCGCGGCGCAACGGAATGCGCGTCATCGGCGCAGACAGCGAAGAGGCAGTATTAGCGAAGGCGCACGAGGTCGGGGCAATCGACGAGTCCGGGGCGAGCGAGCGTCTTTTCGAAGAAGCCGACATCGTAGTTATCGCGCCGCATCTCGAGGCGACGGTACGCACGCTCGAGCATCTGAGGAGCACGCCCGCGGCGGCAACCTTGATAATGGACGTCGCTTCGGTCAAACTTCCAGTCGTGCGTGCAGCGGACGGACTGCGCAATTTCGTTGCAACGCACCCAATGGCGGGGACGGAACGCAGCGGAGTGCGTGCGGCGCGCGGCGATCTTTTCGAGGGGCGCACCTGGGCCTACGCGCCGAGCAATGATGGTGCACTCGACCGCCGCGGGCGCGATTTCATCGAATCGATGGGAGCGTTACCGTTTGCCATTGCCGCGGACGAGCACGACCGCCTGGTTGCGCTCACGTCGCACGTGCCGCAACTGGTCGCATACTACTATGCCGCCCTGCTTCGCCAGGGCGATTGGGCGAAAGCGGAGCGCCTCTGCGGTCCGGTCGCGAGCGAATTACTGCGAATTTCCACCATGAAGTTCGATATGTGGAGGAGCGTTCTGCAGACGAATGCTGCCAATATCGAGCCCCAACTTCGGCGGCTCGTTCGCGACCTCGAAGGAGCCGCCGATGCCCTCGCGGCCGGCGGTAGCGGATCCGTTCCTACCGACTCATCCGAAAGGCAGGCTCAGGCGTAATGCTTTGGAAAGGAGATTACATGAAATCTATTACAGCAGGACTTGTCCTCGGAATAGCCATGCTTATGGGGGCCATGCAGCCCGCTCTCGCCCAGAGCAGCATGTCCTCGTCCATGATGGCCATGCCGCATTGCGCGGCCAACGATCCGGTCGTCGGCGTCAACATGAACACCAAAATGTATATGACCCGCGCGCAAATGATGGCGAAGTCCAGCGGGATGACCCCCGCGCAGAAGCAGGCGATGATGGCGAAGAATCACGTCAAGTTGATGTGCAAATCGCAAGCGACCGCGATGGGCGCGAAGATGATGGCTTCACCCCCGATGTAAGTCCGCTCGGGCAGACGGAGCGCTAATCGTAGAGCAAATAGCGACGGCGGGTGACCTCGAACTCTGCGACCGCCGGCGCCCATTGCTGGAGGATTGCCGGTGCCCCCATACCGTCGAGTAAGCCTTGCCGGAATGCATCCGTGCCCCAATCGCGATCGAGGCCGTTGACGCTCTTGATTCCAATTGCGTGCGGAAAGAGGTCGCGAATCGCGACGGCGATTTCGACGGCCGTCCGAACCGCGTAAAAGCGTCGGGGATCGAAGACGATCAACTGCACGCCGGTAAGTTCGTGG
This Candidatus Eremiobacterota bacterium DNA region includes the following protein-coding sequences:
- a CDS encoding FAD-binding protein, which encodes MPVLRERLIEALGSDAVKTAPEDLAVYAFDAYLDGGRPSAVTLPRSTRDVCAIVKIARDCGEPIVARGAGTGLCGGAVPKVGGVVLSFARMNRVLEFDERHRRARVQPGLVNLDLTRHAASSGLFYAPDPSSQQISSLGGNIATNAGGPHCLSYGTTVNHVLGLEVVDANGEVFTTALDDAGYDLTAAMVGSEGTLGIVTSAWLRLLALPESVRVGVAAFDDIDAASEAVSAIIAAGILPTALEMMDDVITAAVEAAFHAGYPTEAAAVLLIENAGFEEDVGASEAAIQAIVTRHGARSWRSARNQAERDVLWAGRKSAAGATGRIAPNYYTQDVCVPRSRLPQALRAVGAASRANGITVGNVFHAGDGNLHPLLMYDRRDEKQVAAVVATGNEILQTAIDLGGTISGEHGIGWEKRDAMTRIYSTDDLATMARVRDVFDPARMLNPEKIFPRGVQCAEVVPP
- the aroH gene encoding chorismate mutase; translation: MFSRGIRGAITAEGDDVAAIARATKRVLTEMTRRNQIAVDDIASILFTVTPDLRAGFPALAAREMGWTWVPMLHACEIDVPGALGRCIRVLMHVNTPKHPAQIEHVYLEGATVLRPDLMRTSS
- a CDS encoding prephenate dehydrogenase/arogenate dehydrogenase family protein, whose product is MRATLGILGIGAIGGSIALRARRNGMRVIGADSEEAVLAKAHEVGAIDESGASERLFEEADIVVIAPHLEATVRTLEHLRSTPAAATLIMDVASVKLPVVRAADGLRNFVATHPMAGTERSGVRAARGDLFEGRTWAYAPSNDGALDRRGRDFIESMGALPFAIAADEHDRLVALTSHVPQLVAYYYAALLRQGDWAKAERLCGPVASELLRISTMKFDMWRSVLQTNAANIEPQLRRLVRDLEGAADALAAGGSGSVPTDSSERQAQA